One part of the Vicia villosa cultivar HV-30 ecotype Madison, WI linkage group LG6, Vvil1.0, whole genome shotgun sequence genome encodes these proteins:
- the LOC131613685 gene encoding uncharacterized protein LOC131613685 encodes MDPIKYLLEKPALTGRIARWQMLLAEYDIQYRAQKAIKGSVLHDHLASQPIDDNQSLQDDFLGEEIMYLKTKDYEEPLNGEGPDPESRWGLIFDRAVNAYGRGIGAIIVMPQGSHVSFTTRLMFDCTNNMAEYEASKMGLEEAIDLIIKILDVDYARRLLTFFNKVEFHHIPREKNQMADALATLASMFQVKFPNEAPQITIMRLDRPTHVFTTEVVTDDKSWFYDKNKSSHLGHLAKTREL; translated from the exons atggatccaatcaaatacttgCTTGAAAAGCCCGCGTTAACTGGAAGAATTGCCCGGTGGCAGATGTTATTAGCCGAGTACGACATCCAATATCGTGCCCAAAAAGCTATAAAAGGAAGTGTTTTACACGATCATTTGGCCTCCCAACCTATTGATGATAATCAATCTTTACAAGATGACTTCCTAGGTGAAGAAATCatgtatttgaaaacaaaagattatGAGGAACCTTTAAATGGAGAAGGACCTGATCCCGAATCACGATGGGGTTTGATCTTTGATAGAGCTGTTAATGCTTATGgtagaggaattggggcaatcattgttatgcCACAAGGTTCTCATGTATCATTCACTACAAGACTGAtgtttgactgcaccaacaatatggcagAGTACGAAGCTTCTAAAATGGGACTAGAAGAAGCCATTGATCTTATAATCAAGATTCTGGATGT AGATTATGCTCGAAGACTGCTAaccttcttcaacaaagttgaattccatcaCATACCTCGTGAGAAAAATCAAATGGCAGATGCATTGGCTACTCTAGCTTCCATGTTTCAAGTGAAGTTTCCAAATGAAGCTCCTCAGATTACaatcatgcgcctggataggccgaCTCATGTATTCACTACTGAAGTTGTCACAGATGACAAGTCGTGGTTTTATGACAAAAACAAGAGTAGCCACCTGGGGCATCTAGCAAAGACAAGAGAACTTTGA